A stretch of the Streptococcus himalayensis genome encodes the following:
- a CDS encoding 6-phospho-beta-glucosidase has protein sequence MTKRFPDGFLWGGATAANQCEGAYNVDGRGLANVDVVPIGEDRFSIITGKKKMFDFEDGYFYPAQEAIDMYHHFKEDIALFGEMGFKTYRLSIAWTRIFPNGDELEPNEAGLKFYEELFKECHKYGIEPLVTITHFDCPMHLIKEYGGWRNRKMLEFYERLCRTLFTRYKGLVKYWLTFNEINMILHAPFMGAGLYFEEGENEEQIKYQAAHHELVASSIATKLAHEIDPENKVGCMLAAGQYYPHTPHPRDVWEGLQLDRENYFFIDVQARGEYPNYAKKMWERKGLTIEMTEEDLELLREHTVDFVSFSYYASRVASGDPEVQEKTAGNVFASIKNPYLDSSEWGWQIDPLGLRITLNAIWDRYQKPMFIVENGLGAVDEPDENGYVADDYRIDYLAAHIKAMRDAILEDGVELLGYTTWGCIDLVSASTGEMKKRYGFIYVDRDNDGNGTSKRSKKKSFDWYKEVIASNGGIL, from the coding sequence ATGACAAAACGATTTCCAGATGGCTTTTTATGGGGTGGTGCAACAGCCGCTAATCAATGTGAAGGGGCTTATAATGTAGATGGTCGTGGGCTTGCGAATGTGGATGTAGTACCGATTGGTGAGGATCGATTTTCGATTATTACAGGTAAGAAAAAAATGTTTGATTTTGAGGATGGTTATTTCTATCCAGCTCAAGAAGCGATTGATATGTACCATCATTTCAAGGAAGATATCGCTCTTTTTGGAGAAATGGGCTTTAAAACTTATCGGCTTTCGATTGCTTGGACACGGATTTTTCCAAATGGGGATGAATTAGAGCCAAATGAGGCAGGTTTGAAATTCTATGAAGAGCTCTTTAAAGAATGTCACAAGTATGGGATTGAGCCCTTGGTGACCATTACTCATTTTGACTGCCCGATGCATTTGATTAAAGAATACGGTGGTTGGCGTAATCGCAAGATGTTGGAATTTTATGAACGTCTGTGCCGTACCCTCTTCACACGCTACAAAGGTTTGGTCAAGTATTGGTTGACTTTCAATGAAATCAATATGATTTTGCATGCGCCGTTCATGGGAGCAGGATTGTACTTTGAAGAAGGTGAGAATGAAGAGCAAATCAAATACCAAGCGGCCCACCACGAATTGGTGGCATCCAGTATTGCGACAAAACTAGCTCATGAGATTGACCCTGAAAATAAGGTGGGCTGTATGCTAGCGGCGGGGCAATATTATCCTCATACTCCTCATCCGCGCGATGTTTGGGAAGGGCTGCAATTAGACCGAGAAAACTATTTCTTCATTGATGTACAGGCACGAGGGGAATATCCTAATTATGCCAAGAAAATGTGGGAGAGAAAAGGTTTAACCATTGAGATGACCGAAGAAGATTTAGAACTTTTACGTGAGCATACGGTGGATTTTGTTTCCTTCTCCTACTATGCAAGTCGTGTGGCTTCTGGCGATCCAGAAGTCCAAGAGAAAACAGCTGGAAATGTGTTTGCCTCTATCAAAAATCCTTATCTGGATAGTTCAGAATGGGGCTGGCAAATTGACCCGTTGGGTCTACGCATTACGCTCAATGCGATTTGGGATCGTTACCAAAAACCGATGTTTATCGTGGAAAATGGCTTGGGAGCTGTAGATGAGCCAGATGAAAATGGCTATGTGGCAGATGATTACCGAATTGACTATCTAGCGGCTCATATCAAGGCCATGCGAGATGCGATTTTAGAAGATGGTGTGGAGCTGTTAGGATACACAACTTGGGGCTGTATTGACCTTGTATCAGCGAGCACGGGCGAAATGAAGAAACGTTATGGCTTCATCTACGTCGATCGTGACAACGATGGAAATGGAACCTCTAAACGCAGTAAGAAAAAATCCTTTGATTGGTACAAGGAAGTTATTGCAAGTAATGGTGGAATTCTCTAA
- a CDS encoding Cof-type HAD-IIB family hydrolase, with product MSTKVIAIDLDGTLLNNNSQLSPFTKETIQKISKKGHHVIITTGRPYRMALDFYKELELQTPMINFNGSLTHIPEQKWEFEQSVPLDKSFLLDLVKREEEIEADFIASEYRRKFYITNTDEDVVNPALFGIDSFKEHHQLQSALVTSNPNAILMQTRVEDKYALADELNHFYKNQLSINTWGGPLNILECSAKGVHKAFALEYLLKVLNKDRNDLIAFGDEQNDTQMLAFAGTGYAMKNANPTLLPYADEQLSLTNEEDGVAHELMRLFL from the coding sequence ATGAGCACAAAAGTAATCGCCATCGACCTTGATGGCACCCTACTCAATAACAACAGTCAGTTATCTCCCTTTACCAAAGAAACCATCCAAAAAATTAGTAAAAAAGGGCATCATGTGATTATCACGACAGGACGTCCCTACCGAATGGCTCTTGATTTTTATAAGGAATTGGAACTTCAAACTCCCATGATTAATTTCAATGGTTCATTGACCCATATTCCTGAACAAAAATGGGAATTCGAACAATCGGTTCCGCTCGACAAATCTTTCTTGCTGGACTTGGTCAAACGCGAAGAAGAAATCGAGGCAGATTTTATCGCTAGCGAGTACCGCAGAAAGTTTTATATTACCAATACAGACGAGGACGTGGTTAATCCAGCTCTGTTTGGCATTGATAGCTTCAAAGAGCACCATCAGCTCCAGTCAGCATTGGTCACAAGCAATCCAAACGCTATTTTAATGCAGACAAGGGTAGAGGATAAGTACGCCCTAGCCGATGAGCTCAATCACTTTTACAAGAATCAGCTGTCAATCAATACCTGGGGTGGTCCTCTCAATATCTTGGAATGTTCGGCAAAAGGCGTTCACAAAGCCTTTGCTCTTGAGTATCTTCTCAAGGTTTTAAACAAAGACCGTAATGACTTGATTGCCTTTGGAGATGAGCAAAATGACACCCAAATGCTGGCCTTTGCAGGTACTGGCTACGCCATGAAAAATGCTAACCCAACCCTCTTGCCTTATGCCGATGAGCAATTAAGCTTGACCAATGAAGAAGACGGCGTTGCCCACGAATTGATGCGATTATTTTTATAA
- a CDS encoding NCS2 family permease, with the protein MDNYFGLKENGTTVSTEIMAGMTTFFAMSYILFVNPSVLSVAGMPSQAVFLATIIASAVSTLIMGLFANVPYALAPGMGLNAFFTYTVVIGLGFTWQEALAMVFLCGLFNIFITVTKVRKSIIKAIPVSLQHAIGGGIGVFVAYLGFKNANLITFLTSGSDIITVNGVAPADATADTFSNGVFSVLAGGGVVPAISTFTDPSVLLTVFGLILTAILVIKNVRGGILIGIIATTLAGIPIGVVDISSVNFAENHIGSAFAELGTTFLAAFGGMASLFSNTERLPLVLMTIFAFSLSDTFDTLGTFIGTGRKTGIFSAEDEAALENGKGFNSKMDKALFADAIGTSIGAIFGTSNTTTYVESAAGISAGGRTGLTAVTTAVMFLLSILILPFVGIVPAAATAPALIIVGVMMVSSFLDVDWSNFEDALPAFFAAFFMALCFSISYGIAAAFIFYCLVKVSTGKTKEIHPILWGATALFILNFIILAIL; encoded by the coding sequence ATGGACAACTATTTTGGTCTAAAAGAAAATGGAACGACAGTTTCAACAGAAATCATGGCAGGGATGACGACCTTCTTTGCCATGTCCTATATCTTGTTTGTCAATCCAAGTGTACTTAGTGTAGCAGGAATGCCTTCTCAAGCAGTATTCTTGGCAACCATTATTGCCAGTGCGGTATCTACCTTAATTATGGGCTTATTTGCTAATGTTCCATATGCGCTAGCACCAGGAATGGGCTTGAATGCCTTTTTTACTTATACCGTTGTTATCGGTCTTGGCTTTACGTGGCAGGAGGCTCTTGCCATGGTGTTCCTCTGTGGCTTGTTTAACATCTTTATCACGGTTACGAAGGTACGTAAGAGTATTATTAAGGCGATTCCAGTCAGCCTACAACATGCGATTGGAGGAGGTATTGGGGTTTTCGTTGCCTATCTTGGTTTCAAAAATGCTAACCTGATCACATTTTTAACATCAGGTTCTGATATTATCACAGTCAATGGTGTGGCTCCTGCTGATGCAACAGCAGATACCTTCTCAAATGGTGTCTTTTCTGTCTTGGCAGGTGGTGGAGTTGTTCCTGCGATTTCAACCTTTACAGATCCAAGTGTTCTCTTAACCGTTTTTGGCTTGATTTTAACAGCTATCCTAGTCATTAAAAATGTTCGCGGGGGCATTCTCATTGGGATTATTGCAACCACTCTTGCGGGAATTCCAATCGGTGTAGTGGATATTTCTTCTGTTAACTTTGCAGAAAATCATATCGGTAGTGCCTTTGCAGAATTGGGAACCACCTTTCTTGCAGCTTTTGGGGGCATGGCTTCTCTCTTTAGCAATACAGAACGCTTGCCATTGGTCCTTATGACAATTTTCGCATTCAGTTTGTCTGATACCTTTGATACGCTTGGAACCTTTATCGGAACTGGTCGTAAGACAGGTATTTTCTCAGCAGAAGATGAAGCCGCTCTTGAAAATGGAAAAGGCTTCAACTCAAAAATGGATAAGGCTCTCTTTGCCGATGCCATTGGTACATCAATCGGTGCGATTTTCGGAACATCGAATACAACAACCTATGTGGAGTCTGCGGCAGGTATTTCAGCAGGTGGCCGGACTGGTTTGACGGCAGTGACAACAGCTGTCATGTTCTTACTTTCTATTTTAATCTTGCCATTTGTAGGGATTGTCCCAGCAGCGGCAACAGCTCCAGCCTTGATTATCGTTGGGGTGATGATGGTGTCTTCTTTCCTTGATGTGGATTGGAGCAACTTTGAAGATGCCCTACCTGCTTTCTTTGCAGCCTTCTTCATGGCACTTTGCTTCTCTATTTCATACGGCATTGCAGCAGCCTTTATCTTCTATTGCTTGGTCAAAGTATCAACTGGCAAGACAAAAGAAATTCATCCAATTCTTTGGGGAGCAACAGCTCTGTTCATTTTGAACTTCATTATCTTAGCCATTTTGTAA
- a CDS encoding ISL3 family transposase codes for MEQLNLITNFLKMKDKNITITNECDMGTHLELHGHLDYTAPKCPSCKGQMAKYDFQKASKIPYLETAGYPLLIRLRKRRFKCKECGKIAVAETPIVKKNHQISVAVNQKIAQLLIEKQAMTHIAHRLSISTSTVIRKLNEFKFETEWSKLPEVMSWDEYAFKKGKMSFIAQDFNSLNVIAILDGRTQATIRNHFLRYPRQVRNRVKFITMDMFSPYYQLAKQLFPHAKIVLDRFHVVQHLSRAMNRVRTQIMNAFDRKSHEYKTLKRYWKLIQQDSRKLSDKRFYRPTFRMHLTNKEIVAKLLGYSQELREHYELYQLLLFHFQEKQADQFFGLIQDTRQTVDPIFQTVFNTFLKDKDKILNAMELPYSNAKLEATNNLIKVIKRNAFGFRNFENFKKRIFIALNIKREKTNLVLSRC; via the coding sequence ATGGAACAACTAAATCTTATCACAAATTTTCTCAAAATGAAAGACAAAAATATCACGATCACTAATGAATGCGACATGGGAACACACTTAGAACTCCACGGTCACTTGGATTACACAGCCCCTAAATGCCCTTCCTGCAAGGGACAAATGGCTAAGTACGACTTCCAGAAAGCCTCTAAAATCCCCTACTTAGAAACTGCTGGCTACCCGCTACTTATCCGCCTTCGAAAGCGTCGTTTCAAATGCAAGGAATGTGGGAAAATAGCGGTCGCTGAAACTCCTATTGTTAAGAAAAACCATCAAATCTCTGTCGCTGTCAACCAGAAAATCGCACAATTACTCATCGAAAAGCAAGCAATGACACATATCGCACACAGACTTTCCATTTCTACATCTACAGTTATTCGAAAACTCAACGAGTTTAAGTTTGAAACGGAGTGGTCTAAGCTTCCAGAAGTCATGTCTTGGGATGAGTATGCCTTCAAGAAAGGGAAAATGAGCTTTATCGCTCAAGATTTCAACTCCCTAAATGTCATCGCTATCCTTGATGGAAGAACGCAAGCAACCATCCGAAATCACTTTCTGAGATACCCTAGACAGGTCAGAAACCGCGTTAAATTCATCACTATGGACATGTTTAGCCCTTACTATCAACTAGCCAAACAACTTTTTCCTCATGCTAAAATCGTGCTTGATCGTTTCCACGTTGTGCAACATCTCAGCCGTGCTATGAACCGTGTCCGTACCCAAATCATGAATGCTTTTGACCGCAAATCGCATGAATACAAGACGCTCAAACGCTACTGGAAATTGATACAACAGGACAGTCGAAAACTCAGTGACAAGCGGTTTTACCGCCCGACCTTTCGGATGCATTTGACCAATAAGGAGATTGTCGCTAAACTGCTCGGCTATTCTCAAGAACTGAGAGAACACTACGAGCTCTATCAACTACTGCTTTTTCACTTCCAGGAGAAGCAAGCTGACCAGTTTTTTGGACTTATCCAAGACACTCGGCAGACTGTCGACCCGATTTTCCAGACCGTATTTAATACCTTTTTGAAGGACAAGGATAAGATTCTCAACGCCATGGAATTGCCTTACTCAAATGCCAAACTTGAGGCGACGAATAATCTCATCAAAGTCATCAAACGCAATGCCTTTGGCTTTCGAAACTTTGAAAACTTTAAAAAGCGGATTTTCATTGCTTTAAACATAAAACGAGAGAAGACCAATTTGGTCCTCTCTAGGTGTTAG
- the tsaE gene encoding tRNA (adenosine(37)-N6)-threonylcarbamoyltransferase complex ATPase subunit type 1 TsaE — translation MYSQNEEELMELGNRIGQLLQAGDVLVLTGDLGAGKTTFTKGIAQGLEISQMIKSPTYTIVREYEGRLPLYHLDVYRIGDDPDSIDLDDFLFGEGVTVIEWGELLGDSLPDEYLQIQLLKEGEGRRILAQIKGKRPRKLYEDWINGDS, via the coding sequence ATGTATAGTCAGAATGAAGAAGAATTGATGGAGCTTGGAAATCGGATTGGCCAGCTCTTGCAAGCAGGTGATGTGCTCGTCTTAACAGGCGACTTAGGAGCAGGGAAAACGACCTTTACAAAGGGAATTGCCCAAGGACTTGAGATAAGTCAAATGATTAAAAGTCCCACCTATACCATTGTCCGTGAATATGAGGGACGCCTTCCTCTTTATCATTTGGATGTTTATCGGATTGGAGATGATCCAGATTCGATTGATTTGGATGACTTTCTTTTTGGAGAAGGCGTGACGGTGATTGAGTGGGGAGAGTTGTTGGGAGATAGTTTACCTGATGAATACTTGCAGATTCAGTTGCTGAAAGAAGGAGAAGGGCGTCGTATTTTGGCACAAATCAAGGGGAAACGCCCTCGAAAATTATATGAGGACTGGATAAATGGCGACAGTTGA
- a CDS encoding GNAT family N-acetyltransferase yields MATVDLLIREAEALDAALLVDFLNQVGMESDFMTLDATGILMTPEQMEEFILHKSSSDNQLYLLAFVDEQLAGVLSITADFHDRIRHIGQIFIVVRKSYWGQGLGRILLEEGIAWAEASGVIRRLELTVQARNHGAVHLYKSVGFEIEGTQARGACSSEGEFLDVHVMGKLID; encoded by the coding sequence ATGGCGACAGTTGACTTGTTGATTCGAGAGGCTGAAGCACTAGATGCGGCACTTCTTGTTGACTTTTTAAACCAAGTGGGAATGGAGTCTGATTTTATGACGCTGGATGCGACTGGGATTTTGATGACACCAGAGCAGATGGAAGAGTTTATCCTTCATAAAAGCTCGTCTGACAATCAGCTTTATCTCCTAGCTTTCGTTGATGAGCAGCTTGCAGGAGTGTTGAGTATTACCGCTGATTTTCACGACCGCATTCGTCATATTGGGCAGATTTTTATCGTGGTCAGAAAGTCCTATTGGGGACAGGGACTAGGACGGATTTTGCTAGAAGAAGGGATTGCCTGGGCAGAAGCGTCTGGGGTTATCCGTCGGTTAGAATTAACCGTTCAAGCCCGCAATCATGGAGCGGTTCACTTGTATAAAAGTGTTGGTTTTGAAATTGAAGGCACTCAAGCGCGTGGTGCTTGCTCATCTGAAGGTGAATTTTTGGATGTGCATGTGATGGGAAAATTGATAGACTGA
- the lytR gene encoding glycopolymer--peptidoglycan transferase LytR — protein MVKKILGMLVSVVFVTIAGIGAYGYTIYNQSTDTLSKTYKSFGDETDVIAATEPLTLLLMGVDTGTGSRVDQWEGNSDSMLLVTVNPKTNKTVMMSLERDILTKIGGDGEAMEAKLNAAYASGGAKLAISTIQDLMNIHVDRYIMINMQGLVQLVDAVGGIDVTNTFDFPISIEEQEPEYTATVNPGKQHINGDQALVYARMRYQDPEGDYGRQRRQREVIQKVVRKVLSLNSVSHYQAILKAVSDNMQTNVQLSSRAIPQLLGYQDAFKHIETHQLKGEDATLPDGGSYQVVTGEHLLEMQNILRESLGLKALTSLQTNAVLYESLYGEAANSSSSTRESSEGTVSLPSDLEPSHIETGVSATLNSPANPPASNTNQEVPVSAAPQSQPAP, from the coding sequence ATGGTTAAAAAAATTCTTGGAATGCTAGTTAGTGTAGTCTTTGTAACGATTGCAGGGATTGGAGCGTATGGCTATACCATTTACAATCAATCAACGGATACACTGTCAAAAACCTATAAAAGCTTTGGAGATGAAACAGATGTTATCGCAGCAACAGAACCCTTGACCTTGCTCTTGATGGGGGTAGATACGGGGACAGGTTCGCGCGTGGATCAATGGGAGGGAAATAGTGACTCGATGCTCCTTGTGACAGTCAATCCCAAGACCAATAAAACGGTGATGATGAGCTTGGAGCGGGATATTCTGACCAAAATTGGTGGAGATGGGGAAGCCATGGAGGCTAAGTTGAATGCGGCCTATGCTAGTGGTGGGGCTAAATTAGCCATTTCAACCATTCAAGATTTGATGAATATCCATGTGGATCGCTACATCATGATTAATATGCAGGGTTTGGTTCAGCTAGTTGATGCTGTCGGAGGGATTGATGTGACCAATACCTTTGATTTTCCGATTTCGATTGAAGAGCAGGAGCCAGAATACACAGCCACGGTAAATCCAGGAAAGCAACACATCAATGGTGACCAGGCCTTGGTCTATGCTCGGATGCGTTATCAAGACCCAGAAGGAGATTACGGTCGGCAAAGACGTCAGCGAGAGGTGATTCAAAAAGTTGTCCGCAAGGTTTTGAGTTTGAACAGTGTGAGTCACTATCAAGCTATTTTAAAGGCTGTCAGTGATAACATGCAGACCAACGTTCAATTATCTTCTCGAGCTATTCCCCAATTGCTAGGTTATCAAGATGCGTTCAAGCACATTGAAACCCATCAATTGAAGGGAGAAGATGCCACTCTTCCAGACGGGGGCTCTTATCAAGTGGTGACTGGAGAGCATCTTTTAGAAATGCAAAATATACTGCGAGAATCGTTGGGACTAAAAGCTTTGACCTCTCTACAAACAAATGCAGTTCTGTATGAAAGCTTATATGGAGAAGCTGCCAATAGTAGCTCAAGCACGCGAGAGAGCAGTGAAGGAACTGTGAGCCTTCCTAGCGATTTAGAGCCTAGCCATATAGAAACTGGTGTGTCTGCTACGCTAAATTCTCCAGCTAATCCGCCAGCGAGCAACACTAACCAAGAAGTTCCAGTGTCTGCCGCTCCTCAATCTCAACCGGCTCCGTAA
- a CDS encoding HIT family protein: protein MTDCIFCKIIAGEIPSCKVYEDSEVLAFLDISQVTAGHTLIVPKQHARNLLDMTGEDSSRLFARVPDLARKIMKATGAIGMNIIANSEEVAGQTVFHTHVHLAPRYGNEDGLKIDFTTHEPDFTALNELASQIRQA, encoded by the coding sequence ATGACAGATTGTATCTTTTGTAAGATTATTGCTGGAGAAATCCCATCTTGCAAAGTCTACGAAGACAGTGAGGTCCTCGCTTTCCTTGATATTTCGCAAGTCACAGCGGGCCATACCTTGATTGTCCCTAAACAGCATGCCCGCAATCTTCTTGATATGACAGGTGAAGACAGTAGCCGATTATTTGCCCGAGTTCCAGATCTTGCTCGTAAAATCATGAAAGCAACCGGTGCCATTGGCATGAATATCATTGCAAATAGTGAAGAAGTCGCTGGACAGACCGTTTTTCATACCCATGTCCATCTTGCACCCCGCTACGGAAACGAGGATGGCTTGAAAATTGATTTCACTACCCACGAACCAGACTTCACTGCTCTAAATGAACTTGCCAGCCAGATTCGTCAAGCCTAA
- a CDS encoding ABC transporter permease has translation MIEVLQKRRRDFWEQCLKYLRYVLNDHFVLFLLVFLGFLALQYRALLQEVEKHVGLVLLGVGLFSILLLPMGSIATYIERADKHFLLAKEEELKSWVKATSRRSYLVWATFQSIGSLLLFPIFLALKWPVLGFIGYLFLILLGKYLLFQKKEARLLTETGLAWELAIAHEEARKQRILRFFALFTNVKGLSTSVKRRKYLDLFLTWLPKKKSHTWENLYLRSYLRNGELFGLTIRLLLLSVVVLGSVSQGFIAAIMALLFQYLLLFQLTALYQAYDYQYLTRLFPLEQTDKVRGARNLIQTIGAASLFIELIVGMIFLEQKESLLLLLGGTLVLQLFHLPYRLKRLVDE, from the coding sequence ATGATAGAAGTGTTGCAAAAGCGTCGCAGGGATTTTTGGGAACAGTGTCTCAAATACCTACGATATGTACTCAATGATCATTTTGTTTTGTTTTTGCTGGTATTTCTTGGTTTTTTAGCCTTGCAATATCGGGCTTTGTTGCAGGAAGTCGAGAAGCATGTAGGCTTGGTTTTACTGGGCGTGGGACTTTTTTCAATCCTTCTTTTGCCGATGGGCTCCATAGCGACCTATATCGAGAGGGCAGATAAGCACTTTCTTCTAGCCAAAGAAGAGGAGCTAAAGAGCTGGGTTAAAGCGACCAGCCGTCGTTCGTATCTAGTGTGGGCAACCTTTCAAAGTATTGGTTCACTCTTGCTTTTTCCCATCTTTTTAGCCTTGAAATGGCCTGTACTAGGATTTATCGGTTATCTTTTCTTGATCTTGCTTGGGAAATACTTGCTTTTTCAAAAGAAGGAAGCTCGATTGCTGACGGAGACGGGACTTGCTTGGGAACTTGCTATTGCCCATGAAGAGGCACGAAAACAGAGAATTCTTCGCTTTTTTGCCCTCTTTACGAACGTCAAGGGGCTATCGACCAGCGTTAAACGTCGCAAGTACTTGGACCTCTTTTTGACTTGGCTACCTAAAAAGAAAAGTCATACTTGGGAAAATCTCTATCTGCGTTCTTATTTGCGGAATGGAGAATTGTTTGGCTTGACAATTCGCCTGCTCTTGTTATCTGTGGTGGTTTTGGGGAGTGTCTCCCAGGGATTTATTGCAGCGATTATGGCCTTGCTGTTCCAGTATTTACTGTTGTTTCAACTAACAGCTCTGTACCAAGCCTATGATTATCAGTATTTGACACGGCTATTTCCTTTGGAGCAAACAGATAAGGTAAGAGGAGCAAGGAATTTAATTCAGACGATTGGTGCTGCAAGTCTTTTCATCGAGCTAATCGTTGGCATGATTTTTTTGGAGCAAAAAGAAAGTCTCTTACTCTTATTAGGCGGGACACTTGTCTTGCAGCTTTTTCACCTACCTTATCGCCTAAAGCGATTGGTTGACGAATAG
- the ccrZ gene encoding cell cycle regulator CcrZ: protein MDLIDNELSLTPIAGKSGKAFMGNYPDGKRIFVKMNTTPILAGLAREQIAPQLLWSRRLSDGNMMSGQEWLSGKILTPNDMNKKQIVTILTRLHRSRPLMTQLSRLGYRVESPAELVEAWLNRVPVALKRNEYLYSIIKELRVTLPSFREDYATIVHGDVRHSNWIETDSGMMYLVDWDSVRLTDRMFDVAHILSHYIPDTRWKEWLTFYGYKYNPTVLKKLYWFAQYNYLCQIANYFANNDLENVNREIYALRNFRAKYGKVL, encoded by the coding sequence ATGGACTTGATTGATAATGAGCTATCCCTAACGCCGATTGCTGGGAAAAGTGGAAAAGCCTTTATGGGAAATTATCCAGACGGGAAGCGCATTTTCGTCAAGATGAATACCACCCCCATCCTAGCAGGTCTGGCAAGAGAACAAATCGCTCCGCAGCTATTGTGGAGCCGTCGCTTATCAGATGGCAATATGATGAGTGGTCAAGAATGGCTGTCTGGGAAAATCCTGACACCAAATGATATGAATAAAAAGCAAATCGTAACGATTTTGACCCGCCTTCACCGCTCCCGTCCCTTGATGACGCAGTTGAGTCGCTTGGGCTATCGGGTGGAATCTCCAGCTGAGCTGGTTGAAGCTTGGTTAAATCGTGTGCCAGTTGCCTTAAAGCGCAATGAATACCTCTATTCGATTATCAAGGAATTGCGGGTAACGCTGCCTAGTTTTCGGGAGGATTATGCGACAATTGTCCATGGAGATGTCCGTCATAGCAATTGGATTGAAACAGATAGTGGAATGATGTATCTGGTAGACTGGGATTCTGTACGCTTGACCGATCGGATGTTTGATGTTGCCCATATCTTGAGCCATTATATTCCAGATACACGCTGGAAGGAATGGTTGACTTTTTATGGCTACAAGTACAATCCAACGGTCTTAAAGAAATTATATTGGTTTGCCCAGTACAATTATCTATGCCAGATTGCGAATTATTTTGCCAATAATGATTTAGAAAATGTGAATCGGGAGATTTA